In a single window of the Raphanus sativus cultivar WK10039 chromosome 9, ASM80110v3, whole genome shotgun sequence genome:
- the LOC130499724 gene encoding monodehydroascorbate reductase, chloroplastic/mitochondrial: MSPVRRAMALASTTLPAKTGLSLWCPASPSSLARRLPARFSPIGSRIASRGIVTASFANENREFVIIGGGNAAGYAARTFVENGMADGRLCIVTKEAYAPYERPALTKAYLFPPEKKPARLPGFHTCVGGGGERQTPDWYKEKGIEMIYEDPVTGADFEKQTLTTNTGKQLKYGSLIIATGCTASRFPDKIGGNLPGVHYIREVADADSLISSLGKSKKVVIVGGGYIGMEVAAAAVAWNLDTTIVFPEDQLLQRLFTPSLAQRYEELYRQNGVKFVKGASINNLEAGSDGRVTAVKLADGSTIEADTVVIGIGAKPAIGPFETLAMNKSIGGIQVDGLFRTSTPGIFAIGDVAAFPLKIYDRMTRVEHVDHARRSAQHCVKSLLTAHTDTYDYLPYFYSRVFEYEGSSRKVWWQFFGDNVGEAVEVGNFDPKIATFWIDSGRLKGVLVESGSPEEFQLLPKLARSQPIVDKAKLASASSVEEALEIAQAALQS; the protein is encoded by the exons ATGTCTCCAG TTAGAAGAGCGATGGCGTTAGCATCCACCACGTTGCCAGCGAAGACCGGACTGTCTCTCTGGTGTCCGGCTTCTCCGTCCTCCCTCGCTCGCCGTCTCCCCGCTCGTTTTTCTCCGATCGGTTCCAGAATCGCCTCCAGAGGCATCGTCACTGCTTCCTTCGCTAACGAGAATCGCGA GTTTGTGATAATAGGGGGAGGTAATGCGGCGGGTTATGCAGCAAGGACCTTTGTTGAAAATGGAATGGCCGATGGTCGCCTTTGTATTGTCACCAAAGAG gctTATGCACCTTATGAGAGACCTGCCTTGACAAAAGCTTACTTGTTCCCTCCCGAGAAGAAGCCTGCTCGTCTTCCA GGCTTTCACACTTGTGTTGGAGGTGGTGGAGAGAGGCAAACACCTGATTGGTACAAGGAGAAAGGGATTGAg ATGATATATGAAGATCCAGTGACTGGAGCTGATTTTGAAAAGCAAACCCTCACAACTAACACTGGGAAGCAGTTAAAATATGGATCCCTTATTATCGCTACTGGCTGTACTGCCTCTAG GTTCCCAGATAAAATTGGTGGGAACTTGCCTGGAGTTCACTATATTCGGGAGGTTGCAGATGCTGATTCACTTATTTCATCTCTG GGAAAGTCAAAGAAAGTTGTCATTGTCGGTGGTGGCTACATCGGCATGGaggttgctgctgctgctgttgcgTGGAACCTAGATACAACC ATTGTCTTCCCAGAAGATCAGCTTCTGCAAAGATTGTTCACTCCATCACTTGCTCAGAGATATGAAGAACTCTACCGTCAAAATGGTGTTAAGTTCGTCAAG GGCGCTTCGATAAATAACTTAGAAGCTGGTTCGGATGGGCGTGTAACAGCTGTTAAGCTTGCTGACGGGTCTACAATTGAGGCAGACACG GTTGTGATCGGAATTGGAGCTAAGCCTGCTATTGGCCCCTTTGAAACTTTGGCCATGAACAAATCTATTGGAGGTATTCAG GTTGATGGCTTGTTCAGGACAAGTACCCCTGGAATTTTTGCTATTGGAGATGTCGCAGCCTTCCCCTTGAAG ATATATGATCGGATGACCCGAGTTGAACATGTTGATCATGCCCGCCGTTCTGCACAACACTGCGTGAAATCTCTGCTCACTGCACACACTGACAC ATACGATTATCTCCCGTATTTCTACTCAAGAGTATTCGAGTATGAAGGCAGCTCAAGAAAAGTTTGGTGGCAGTTTTTTGGGGATAATG TGGGAGAAGCAGTTGAAGTAGGCAACTTCGATCCCAAGATCGCTACCTTCTGGATTGATTCTG GCAGGTTGAAAGGTGTTCTTGTAGAAAGTGGTTCTCCAGAG GAGTTTCAGCTTCTACCAAAGCTAGCAAGAAGTCAACCTATTGTCGATAAGGCTAAACTAGCCAGCGCATCTTCAGTGGAGGAAGCCCTCGAGATTGCTCAAGCTGCTCTACAGAGTTAA
- the LOC130499726 gene encoding meiotic recombination protein SPO11-2-like has protein sequence MEMCFQILLQGKRVTQRELFYKLLCDSPDYFSSQLEVNRSVQDVVALLRCSRFSLGIMASTRGLVAGRLSLQEPGKEAVDCSACGSSGFPISGDLNLLDNTIITSDARYIILVEKHAIFHRLVEDRVFNHIPCVFITAKGYPDIATRFFLHRMSITFPHLPILALVDWNPAGLAILCTFKFGSVGMGLEAYRYACNVKWIGLRGDDLNLIPQESLVPLKPKDSQIAKSLLSSKILQENYREELSLMIETGKRAEIEALYCHGYNYLGKYIATKIVQGKYI, from the exons ATGGAGATGTGCTTTCAGATTCTGCTTCAAGGAAAGCGAGTCACTCAAAGAGAGCTCTTCTATAAACTGCTTTGTGATTCGCCTGACTACTTTTCTTCTCAGCTTGAAGTCAACCGAAGCGTCCAAG ATGTGGTGGCACTTTTACGTTGCAGTAGATTCAGTCTTGGGATTATGGCTTCTACCAGAGGCCTTGTTGCTGGAAGGTTATCTCTACAA GAACCAGGTAAGGAAGCTGTAGACTGTTCAGCCTGTGGTTCTTCTGGGTTTCCTATCTCAGGAGACTTGAATTTGCTAGACAACACCATCATCACAAGCGATGCTCGCTATATCATTCTTGTCGAAAAG CATGCGATATTTCATCGGCTTGTGGAAGATCGTGTGTTCAATCACATTCCTTGTGTGTTCATCACTGCAAAAGGGTATCCGGACATTGCCACAAG GTTTTTCCTTCATCGGATGAGCATAACATTTCCTCATCTCCCAATTCTTGCTCTAGTAGATTG GAATCCAGCTGGGTTAGCTATACTATGCACCTTCAAGTTTGGAAGCGTAGGAATGGGTCTTGAAGCTTACAGATATG CTTGCAATGTTAAGTGGATTGGGCTGCGAGGAGATGATCTCAACCTGATACCCCAAGAGTCTTTGGTTCCTCTTAAGCCAAAGGACTCGCAGATTGCTAAAAGCTTATTGTCCTCCAAAATCTTGCAG GAAAACTACAGAGAGGAGTTGTCACTGATGATCGAAACTGGTAAGAGAGCTGAGATAGAAGCACTGTATTGCCATGGTTATAACTATCTCGGGAAATATATAGCCACCAAGATCGTACAGGGCAAATACATATAA
- the LOC130499728 gene encoding heavy metal-associated isoprenylated plant protein 15-like has protein sequence MKKMVVMMGVHDERSKRRIIAAVANFHGVTSITMDSKDGKLTVIGDFDSSKLLTKLEKEWTNAEMATFGPYDPKKEAETAAAAAEKKRMEEKERERLEVSRGNHSFNGPTPTHHQICLCNHDPYNGCIIS, from the exons ATGAAG AAAATGGTTGTTATGATGGGTGTTCATGACGAGAGATCAAAAAGGAGAATCATTGCCGCAGTTGCTAACTTCCATG GGGTTACATCGATTACCATGGACTCAAAGGATGGAAAACTGACAGTGATAGGAGATTTTGACAGCAGTAAGCTCCTCACCAAACTCGAAAAGGAATGGACCAATGCTGAAATGGCCACATTTGGACCTTACGATCCCAAAAAAGAGGCCGAAACTGCTGCAGCTGCTGCCGAGAAGAAGAGGATGGAAGAAAAGGAACGTGAGAGGTTGGAGGTTTCCCGTGGAAACCACAGTTTCAATGGTCCTACTCCTACGCATCATCAGATCTGTCTATGCAACCATGACCCGTACAATGGCTGCATAATCTCCTAA
- the LOC130499725 gene encoding G-patch domain-containing protein 1-like: MAAPEAPVKYVGILKESAAFRLMKSMGWEEGEGLGKDKQGIKGYVRVKNKQDTTGVGVDKPNPWAFDTTQFDNILKKLKVQAAPIKKDDASEKEAESDDEAGKSEPVKPNVAKVTRPQGRYKRREKGKLVNSYSSKDLEGILVKRTEEPSPAVCDIADDAMEIEIISEDQHPDVEEQKIEEPSSDWWGFKSGFVSGGLLGAKPGKKKSSKSKERKMFCEDDQENLYNMVQDKATAGKQGLGIKDRPKKIAGVRYQGKKTSFDNSDDDDDTDEEEEEEEESEEDDDKDSVIENSLPAKRKRDEITEPKIKLKKLCKQILKKEAGSGGSMKLKQLKSLIDEQAPSLLSEFSSRKDAIAYLKLKLERSGKFIVEGKKISLVSKNK, from the exons atggCGGCGCCGGAAGCTCCAGTAAAGTACGTCGGTATCCTAAAGGAATCCGCCGCTTTCCGCCTAATGAAATCGATG GGAtgggaagaaggagaaggactTGGTAAAGACAAGCAAGGGATCAAAGGCTATGTCCGTGTCAAGAACAAGCAAGACACAACCG GTGTTGGTGTTGACAAGCCGAATCCATGGGCATTCGATACTACTCAGTTTGATAACATTCTCAAGAAGTTGAAAGTG CAAGCAGCACCTATCAAGAAGGATGATG CTTCGGAGAAGGAAGCTGAAAGTGACGATGAAGCTGGCAAATCTGAGCCTGTCAAGCCCAATGTTGCTAAGGTTACTCGTCCACAAGGAAG GTATAAACGTAGAGAGAAGGGGAAGCTTGTCAATTCTTACTCTTCTAAAGATCTTGAAGGCATACTT GTTAAGCGAACTGAGGAGCCTTCTCCTGCGGTTTGTGACATAGCCGATGATGCTATGGAGATTGAAATCATATCTGAGGACCAACATCCTGATGTTGAAG AACAGAAAATCGAAGAACCTTCTTCAGACTGGTGGGGATTTAAATCCGGGTTTGTCTCGGGCGGTCTTCTTGGAGCTAAGCCTGGCAAAAAGAAATCATCCAAGTCTAAGGAGCGAAAAATGTTTTGTGAGGACGATCAAGAGAATCTTTACAACATGGTTCAG GATAAAGCCACGGCTGGAAAACAAGGACTGGGTATCAAGGACCGGCCTAAGAAAATAGCTGGTGTTCGTTACCAAGGAAAGAAAACTTCTTTTGATAacagtgatgatgatgacgatactgatgaagaggaagaggaagaagaagagagtgaagaagatgatgacaaGGACTCTGTTATAGAAAATTCTCTCCCAGCAAAAAGGAAGCGTGATGAAATCACTGAACCTAAAATCAAGTTGAAGAAACTGTGCAAGCAGATTCTTAAAAAG GAAGCTGGTAGTGGTGGATCCATGAAGCTGAAACAGCTTAAATCTCTAATTGATGAACAAGCACCATCGCTTCTCTCGGAGTTTTCTTCAAGGAAAGATGCTATTGCTTACTTGAAACTTAAG CTGGAGCGAAGTGGGAAATTTATTGTGGAGGGAAAGAAGATCAGTCTCGTATCTAAAAACAAGTGA
- the LOC130499727 gene encoding 2-C-methyl-D-erythritol 2,4-cyclodiphosphate synthase, chloroplastic-like, with protein MGAMATCTTQLSPSSSSLFRSQITKRPFLFPPAKIDRHGFSPRRLKSLSLSHRSSVSASVASSAEPEKSTRTLPFRVGHGFDLHRLEPGYPLIIGGIDIPHDRGCEAHSDGDVLLHCVVDAILGALGLPDIGQIFPDSDPKWKGAASSVFIKEAVRLMDEAGYEIGNLDATLILQRPKISPHKETIRSNLSKLLGADPSVVNLKAKTHEKVDSLGENRSIAAHTVILLMKK; from the exons ATGGGGGCTATGGCTACTTGTACTACTCAGctatctccttcttcttcgtctctGTTTCGCTCTCAAATTACGAAAAGACCATTCCTTTTCCCGCCGGCGAAGATCGACCGTCATGGGTTCTCACCACGGAGGCTAAAGTCTCTCTCTTTGTCCCATCGTTCTTCAGTCTCGGCTTCGGTTGCTTCCTCCGCCGAACCGGAGAAATCAACGAGAACACTTCCGTTTCGAGTGGGTCACGGGTTCGATCTGCACCGGTTAGAGCCGGGGTACCCTCTGATAATAGGCGGGATTGATATCCCTCACGATAGAGGCTGCGAAGCTCACTCCGATg GGGATGTGTTGCTCCATTGTGTAGTGGATGCTATCTTGGGAGCTTTAGGGCTTCCTGATATCGGTCAGATCTTCCCTGACTCTGATCCTAAATGGAAAGGAGCTGCCTCCTCTGTCTTCATCAAAGAAGCC GTGAGACTCATGGACGAGGCAGGGTACGAGATAGGAAACCTAGACGCCACTTTGATTCTACAGAGACCCAAGATAAGTCCACACAAAGAGACGATCCGATCCAATCTGTCCAAGCTTCTTGGTGCAGATCCTTCTGTGGTGAACTTGAAGGCCAAAACACATGAGAAAGTTGATAGCCTTGGAGAAAACAGAAGCATTGCAGCTCACACTGTTATTCTCCTCATGAAGAAGTGA